Below is a window of Candidatus Binatia bacterium DNA.
GCGCGCCGGGCCCAACCCCGGCAGCGCCGGCGGCGAAGCCAGCGCGAGGGCCGCGAGGAGTCCTGCGGCGACGTGCCGCGGATCAGCGGAGCAGGATGATCGCACGCGAATCGTCCAGGCCGGCTCCGGTGAGCCGGAGATAGTAGACGCCGCTCGGGGCGGCGGCGCCGCTTCGATCGCGGCCGTCCCACGTCACGATGCCGAAGCCCGAGACCGGCGCCGCCGCCGCGCGCGACTCCCGCACGATCCGCCCCGACGCGTCGAAGACGCGCAGCGTGAGCGGCGCGCCGGCAGAGCCGTCGGGCACCCGGTAGGAAAGGCTGGCCACCGCACCGGAACGGGCGCGGAACGGATTGGGATAGGCGCGGCCGACGAGCGGAGCCGAGGCCACCGTGAGCGTCCCCTCCGCGACCTTGACCGAGCTCCCGTCGGAGAAGAAGGCCTCCAGCCGGTAGCGCTGGGTCGCCCCGGCGACCAGCGAGTCGTCGACGGCGGAGACGGCGCCGGGCGGCAGGAGATCGCGGTTCACGCGGCGGCCCGCCGGATCGGATGCCGCGCCGGAAGGGGTCACGAGATCGCGGTAGAGATTCAGCCCGACCAGCCCCGCGCGGACGACCGGAGCCCACGTGACGAGCGCGCGCGGCGTCGCCGAGGCCGGATCCAAACGGACGTCGAGAGCGGGAACGGTCGTGGGCGCCGGGCTCACGAGATAGCGCTCGAGGCCGAGCGAGGCGGCGATGAGGAGCGTGTCTCCCGTCCACCAACCGTCGCGGGCGACGCCGGGCGGAAGGATGGGGCCCCGCACGACCGGAGACGACGGCACGCCGACGTCCACGACGAGAGCTCCCTCGTCGCCGGCGAAGAGGACCGCGGACGCGCTGTTCTGGGTCACGCCCAGGAGCGGCGGCGTCGCGAGCTCCG
It encodes the following:
- a CDS encoding FlgD immunoglobulin-like domain containing protein — its product is SGDWIVASTYDQIAPAPPDEPGWSLLEFVSLSGAPDRAPVGGVGRVRRVAVKNGLAYVADYSGGLRIYRAGGSDSSLVGMAPPSGNGRPVDVAVDAALPLVYLASGPSGLEVVQVGNPAAPIPVATLTLSGSASAVAQVGPNLVAVAARGLNPIVTFVQVDYQPLDSTVTLTARGAVGSPFVQDPRGLAARDTVLFVADEALGLLSIGFGNPAQPAAFGSASLAGARDLDLSGTRLLVATRARGLQIVDVANPAQPVLRAELATPPLLGVTQNSASAVLFAGDEGALVVDVGVPSSPVVRGPILPPGVARDGWWTGDTLLIAASLGLERYLVSPAPTTVPALDVRLDPASATPRALVTWAPVVRAGLVGLNLYRDLVTPSGAASDPAGRRVNRDLLPPGAVSAVDDSLVAGATQRYRLEAFFSDGSSVKVAEGTLTVASAPLVGRAYPNPFRARSGAVASLSYRVPDGSAGAPLTLRVFDASGRIVRESRAAAAPVSGFGIVTWDGRDRSGAAAPSGVYYLRLTGAGLDDSRAIILLR